Proteins encoded in a region of the Altererythrobacter ishigakiensis genome:
- a CDS encoding TetR/AcrR family transcriptional regulator produces the protein MAKTTTNEAPPSDRREQILRETLKALGEHSYDRFSLREIAKRLSISLGNLQYYFPTKDDLFLAICERAQADYDRSAFIFEKSQASGIEGILQAFDWHVAELNRPHAVVWLILGHVAIYNLRFKEFSDQSYRVSQTTWETIIERSALKIEENEARSLAATILAMVDGFFLRNFPADLRDPQVMSLLNSLKSEVVALVEKRIR, from the coding sequence ATGGCTAAGACTACGACAAATGAGGCCCCGCCATCCGATCGACGCGAGCAGATCCTTCGTGAGACGTTGAAGGCGCTAGGAGAGCACAGCTACGATCGCTTTTCGCTGCGGGAAATCGCCAAGCGGCTCTCGATTAGCCTTGGCAATTTGCAGTATTACTTTCCGACCAAGGACGATCTGTTTCTGGCAATATGCGAACGCGCCCAAGCCGACTACGACCGGAGCGCGTTCATTTTCGAGAAATCACAAGCAAGCGGGATTGAAGGTATCCTGCAGGCCTTTGATTGGCATGTCGCGGAGTTAAATCGACCGCACGCGGTCGTCTGGCTAATTCTTGGTCATGTTGCGATCTATAATCTTCGCTTCAAGGAATTCAGCGATCAAAGCTATCGCGTAAGCCAGACCACTTGGGAAACGATTATTGAGCGATCTGCTCTCAAAATCGAAGAGAATGAGGCCCGTTCGCTCGCTGCGACAATCCTTGCAATGGTCGACGGTTTCTTTCTTAGGAACTTCCCTGCTGACCTGCGCGATCCGCAAGTCATGTCACTGCTGAACTCCTTGAAGTCTGAAGTGGTTGCCTTGGTTGAGAAGCGCATCCGCTAA
- a CDS encoding AAA family ATPase, translating into MDELTGPHRPTNVLGLQLDKESSSAAPVWFDEFSSGLDRRTHFAVTGNLRDLFPFAAQDRMDFVRFDDVLWRISQEKGFDGLIQYDSDAGLSLHPQCDENLANAIAEAGIPLGSRIDTPEEFVRIHKVVTTIPTMRLLFLVDYASHLYEARPFGLSEVLIEAHHSAQQALDRTDTNVGPTVWLIDRPGDLPAWFTSGNDTLREVFVELPNLEDRHVFAKTLLPLFCDHGDLDDDGISSFLEQFALQADSMTLVGMRKVAELAEAESIPTNDIADAIRMDRLGTRRNPWKSEIMRARVTRAEEILSKRVKGQKRAIEKSLDILVRSIVGLSGSQTSSRHSRPRGVLFLAGPTGVGKTELAKAITELLFGEDTACHRFDMSEFMEENSINRMIGAPPGYPGHEHGGQLVNAMHKKPFSVVLFDEVEKAHPRILDMFLQILDEGRLTDSRGSTAYFSEALIIFTSNIGMISKDHTQNLGMNILPGDTYAELEGKLIEAVRNHFRLELHRPELYNRLGQNIVAFEFISGSVAYEIFLAIIERVKDAVRAEHAVEVIIEEGALGEIRDLCLTDWFEGGRGIANRIETHFINPLSREIFRLQPKRELTVLSAQETNGRTVLNCRER; encoded by the coding sequence ATGGATGAGTTGACCGGACCGCATCGCCCAACGAATGTCTTGGGGCTGCAGCTTGACAAGGAAAGCAGTAGCGCCGCTCCGGTCTGGTTCGACGAATTCAGTTCCGGACTGGACCGGCGAACGCATTTCGCGGTTACGGGCAATCTCAGAGACTTGTTCCCTTTTGCTGCTCAAGACCGGATGGACTTTGTTCGCTTCGATGATGTGCTCTGGCGCATTTCCCAAGAGAAGGGCTTCGACGGGCTAATCCAGTATGACTCTGATGCAGGGCTGAGTTTGCATCCGCAATGCGACGAAAATCTGGCGAATGCGATTGCCGAAGCAGGCATTCCGCTGGGGAGTAGGATCGACACTCCCGAAGAGTTCGTGCGGATACACAAGGTGGTCACAACTATCCCCACGATGAGGCTGCTATTCCTCGTCGACTACGCCTCGCATCTCTACGAGGCACGCCCCTTCGGGCTTTCTGAAGTTCTCATCGAAGCGCATCATTCGGCACAGCAAGCCTTGGATCGTACAGACACGAATGTCGGCCCGACCGTCTGGCTGATCGACAGGCCTGGCGATTTACCTGCTTGGTTCACCAGCGGCAATGACACGCTGCGCGAAGTCTTCGTCGAACTTCCGAACCTGGAGGACAGGCACGTCTTTGCCAAAACACTCTTGCCGCTGTTTTGCGACCATGGCGATTTGGATGATGACGGAATTTCATCCTTCCTGGAGCAATTTGCGCTCCAAGCCGACAGCATGACTCTCGTGGGTATGCGCAAGGTCGCCGAATTGGCTGAGGCCGAGAGTATACCAACAAATGACATTGCTGATGCGATCCGCATGGATCGGCTCGGAACGCGTCGGAACCCGTGGAAATCGGAGATTATGCGTGCCCGTGTGACAAGAGCAGAGGAGATCCTGTCGAAGCGTGTGAAGGGACAGAAACGTGCGATAGAGAAGTCGCTGGATATCCTCGTTCGCTCGATCGTCGGCTTGTCGGGCTCACAAACCAGTTCTCGCCATAGTCGCCCGCGTGGTGTCTTGTTTCTCGCTGGACCAACCGGGGTAGGCAAGACCGAGCTTGCAAAGGCAATTACCGAGCTACTTTTCGGTGAAGATACGGCTTGCCATCGCTTCGATATGTCGGAGTTTATGGAAGAGAATTCGATTAACCGGATGATCGGCGCACCGCCAGGATATCCCGGGCATGAACACGGCGGCCAGCTGGTCAATGCGATGCACAAGAAGCCTTTCAGCGTCGTGCTCTTCGATGAAGTAGAAAAGGCGCACCCGCGTATTCTAGACATGTTCCTTCAGATACTTGACGAAGGCCGCCTCACGGATTCGCGCGGATCGACCGCTTACTTCTCCGAAGCGCTGATCATCTTCACCTCGAACATTGGTATGATTAGCAAAGACCACACCCAGAACTTGGGCATGAACATTCTTCCTGGTGACACTTATGCCGAGCTTGAGGGAAAGCTGATTGAGGCGGTCCGCAACCATTTCCGGCTCGAACTGCACCGGCCGGAACTTTATAATCGCCTTGGACAAAATATCGTTGCCTTCGAGTTCATTAGCGGATCGGTCGCCTATGAAATCTTCCTTGCCATAATTGAGCGTGTGAAAGATGCGGTTCGGGCAGAGCATGCGGTCGAGGTAATAATCGAGGAAGGGGCGCTGGGTGAGATACGCGATCTTTGCCTAACCGACTGGTTCGAAGGCGGGCGAGGCATTGCCAATCGCATCGAGACCCATTTCATTAACCCACTTTCGCGCGAGATCTTCCGTCTTCAGCCCAAGCGCGAGCTCACAGTACTTTCGGCACAGGAAACCAATGGCCGTACGGTACTTAACTGTCGGGAAAGATGA
- a CDS encoding AbgT family transporter produces the protein MTEFPATTGEYKQGKRNAFTRFLDGIEWLGNLLPHPVTLFAILAFGIVLLSGLLGWMGVAVVDPRPAGAPGVAEDGMIRAVSLMDGDGIRRIFTNLVDNFTGFAPLGVVLVAMLGVGVAEKSGLLSAAVRSMVLSAPPKLVTVAIVFAGIVSNTASEVGYVVLIPLAGAIFYALGRHPLAGMAAAFAGVSGGYSANLLIGTIDPLLAGITQEAARLIAPEYTVVATANWYFMVASTFLITIIGSLVSIYIVEPKLGEYDPSGADPTILDDRMMEPVSSDERKGLRWAGYALLGVLVLMALTLVPEWGVFRNPETGDRIDSPFFDGFVVWILIFFVMLGYAYGRAVGTMKTDRDVIDAMAAALSSLGLYIVLVFFAAQFVAFFGWTNLGAITAVTGANFLVETGMTGPAIFFAFILICAIINLSLGSASAQWAVTAPIFVPMLMLIGYAPEAIQAAYRIGDSTTNIVTPMMSYFGLILAWATRYDKNLGVGTLIAMMLPYSMFFIAFWSVFFYLWTFVLGLPVGPGSPTFYTP, from the coding sequence ATGACCGAGTTTCCTGCTACCACGGGAGAATACAAGCAAGGCAAACGCAACGCGTTCACGCGCTTCCTCGATGGAATTGAGTGGCTCGGCAATTTGCTGCCGCATCCAGTCACGCTGTTTGCGATCCTTGCGTTCGGTATAGTGCTGCTGTCCGGCCTTTTGGGCTGGATGGGCGTCGCGGTGGTCGATCCAAGGCCAGCCGGTGCGCCGGGCGTGGCTGAAGATGGCATGATCCGCGCGGTCAGCTTGATGGACGGTGACGGCATTCGCCGTATCTTCACCAATCTCGTCGACAATTTCACTGGCTTTGCGCCACTTGGCGTCGTCCTTGTCGCGATGCTCGGCGTGGGCGTGGCGGAGAAGTCTGGATTGCTCTCCGCCGCCGTGCGCAGCATGGTGCTCTCCGCGCCACCCAAGCTTGTGACAGTCGCGATCGTGTTTGCGGGGATCGTGTCAAACACCGCCTCGGAAGTCGGATATGTCGTTCTGATTCCTCTCGCAGGTGCGATATTCTACGCACTCGGGCGGCACCCTCTAGCTGGCATGGCAGCGGCTTTTGCAGGGGTTTCAGGCGGATATAGCGCGAACTTACTGATCGGCACAATTGACCCTCTGCTAGCCGGTATCACGCAGGAGGCCGCGAGGCTGATCGCGCCGGAATACACGGTAGTGGCAACCGCGAACTGGTATTTCATGGTCGCCTCGACCTTCCTGATAACTATCATCGGATCGCTGGTTTCGATCTACATTGTCGAACCCAAACTCGGAGAATACGATCCCTCCGGCGCTGACCCGACGATCCTTGATGATCGGATGATGGAGCCAGTTTCCTCGGACGAGCGTAAAGGGCTACGCTGGGCAGGCTATGCTCTGCTGGGTGTATTGGTGCTGATGGCGTTAACGCTAGTTCCCGAATGGGGCGTGTTCCGCAATCCGGAAACCGGCGACCGGATCGACAGCCCATTCTTCGATGGATTTGTTGTGTGGATCCTGATTTTCTTTGTCATGCTCGGCTACGCCTATGGCCGCGCGGTGGGAACGATGAAGACTGACCGCGACGTTATCGACGCGATGGCAGCGGCGCTCTCTTCACTCGGGCTTTACATCGTGCTGGTGTTTTTCGCCGCACAGTTCGTTGCTTTCTTCGGCTGGACCAATTTGGGTGCGATCACTGCAGTTACCGGTGCAAACTTTCTGGTCGAGACCGGAATGACAGGGCCTGCGATATTCTTCGCTTTCATCCTTATCTGCGCAATCATCAACCTCTCGCTTGGCTCTGCGAGTGCACAGTGGGCAGTCACTGCCCCAATCTTTGTGCCTATGCTGATGCTTATCGGCTATGCGCCGGAGGCAATCCAAGCAGCCTACCGGATAGGCGATAGCACGACCAATATCGTAACGCCGATGATGAGCTATTTCGGACTAATTCTTGCCTGGGCAACGCGATATGACAAGAATCTTGGCGTGGGTACACTAATAGCGATGATGCTGCCCTATTCGATGTTCTTTATCGCTTTCTGGTCAGTTTTCTTCTACCTTTGGACCTTCGTTCTTGGGTTGCCAGTTGGACCAGGTTCGCCAACTTTTTACACGCCCTGA
- a CDS encoding flavin-containing monooxygenase, whose translation MESTEAMTPIDREAIRRKYAIERDKRLRADGGAQYKRLESEFSDLAADPYNPVVAREAVNDHVTFAFIGGGFAGLVVGARLKEAGIDDYRIIDKGGDFGGTWYWNRYPGAQCDTASMIYMPLLEETGHMPSEKYAHAPEIRDHCSRIGEHYGLYENAMFHTRVTDLAWDETQKVWQIQTDRGDKFTAKYIGMGTGPLHVAKLPGLPGIENFAGKSFHTSRWDYAYTGGTPEGEPMSKLSDKRVAIIGTGATAVQCVPHLARDAKELFVFQRTPSSVDERNNAAIDPTWFGGVNEPGWQKKWQDNFVANLGMGFPTEDLVDDGWTDLGKRIRSQVIGLAPEQRTPANIMAAWEDADHGKMEEIRQRAATVVNDPQTSENLKAWYRQLCKRPCFHDEYLQAFNRPSTHLIDTDGKGVERITEKGVVANGVEYKVDCIIYASGFEVSTDFVSRSGYDVTGRGGIKLSEYWQDGMRSFHGLHVHGFPNLFFVQQNQAAAFIANYPHNLVDHAETVATVVKHAQKNSYQEVEPTEEAQEKWVAFLLTGPGARIGNIECTPGYYNNEGQGFGEQERFALGHPAGAQGFFNHIEAWRNSGSFEGLAFK comes from the coding sequence TTGGAAAGCACCGAAGCGATGACGCCAATTGATCGAGAAGCAATAAGGCGCAAATACGCTATTGAGCGCGACAAGCGCCTAAGAGCTGACGGTGGAGCTCAATATAAGCGGTTAGAAAGCGAGTTTTCGGACCTAGCCGCTGATCCCTACAACCCAGTGGTCGCGCGCGAAGCAGTAAACGACCACGTGACATTTGCGTTTATTGGCGGCGGATTTGCAGGTCTTGTCGTTGGCGCGCGTCTGAAAGAAGCCGGTATCGACGACTATCGCATCATCGACAAGGGCGGTGATTTCGGCGGGACTTGGTACTGGAACCGCTACCCCGGCGCGCAATGCGATACGGCGTCGATGATTTACATGCCGCTGCTCGAAGAGACCGGTCATATGCCGAGCGAGAAATACGCCCATGCCCCAGAGATCCGCGACCATTGTTCGCGCATTGGCGAGCATTATGGTCTTTACGAAAATGCGATGTTTCATACCCGTGTGACTGACCTTGCCTGGGACGAGACGCAAAAGGTTTGGCAGATACAAACAGACCGTGGTGATAAATTCACAGCCAAATATATCGGCATGGGAACTGGGCCACTTCATGTTGCAAAGCTGCCCGGCCTGCCCGGCATCGAGAATTTCGCAGGCAAGAGCTTCCATACCAGCCGCTGGGACTATGCTTACACAGGGGGCACACCTGAAGGCGAGCCGATGTCCAAGCTTTCAGACAAGCGAGTGGCGATCATCGGTACTGGCGCGACCGCGGTTCAATGTGTGCCCCATCTGGCTCGTGACGCGAAAGAGCTATTTGTATTCCAACGCACGCCGTCATCGGTCGATGAACGGAACAATGCTGCAATCGATCCAACTTGGTTCGGCGGCGTGAATGAGCCCGGCTGGCAGAAGAAATGGCAAGACAACTTTGTCGCCAATCTTGGAATGGGGTTCCCTACCGAGGATCTCGTAGATGATGGTTGGACTGATCTCGGCAAGAGGATTCGCTCCCAAGTCATTGGATTGGCGCCAGAGCAACGCACACCCGCGAACATTATGGCGGCGTGGGAAGATGCTGATCACGGCAAGATGGAGGAAATCCGGCAGCGAGCCGCGACAGTCGTCAATGATCCGCAAACAAGCGAGAACCTCAAAGCCTGGTACCGCCAATTGTGCAAACGACCATGTTTCCATGACGAATATCTCCAGGCCTTTAATCGCCCCTCGACGCATTTGATTGATACCGACGGCAAAGGCGTGGAACGGATCACGGAAAAGGGTGTGGTCGCGAATGGCGTCGAATACAAAGTCGACTGCATAATCTATGCCTCGGGTTTTGAGGTGAGCACTGATTTCGTTTCCCGGTCAGGCTACGACGTTACCGGCCGCGGCGGGATCAAGCTCTCCGAATATTGGCAGGACGGCATGCGCTCGTTCCACGGGTTGCACGTCCATGGCTTTCCGAACCTGTTCTTTGTTCAGCAGAACCAGGCGGCCGCTTTCATAGCAAACTACCCTCACAATCTGGTCGACCACGCAGAGACGGTCGCGACCGTGGTCAAGCATGCACAGAAGAACAGCTATCAGGAAGTCGAACCAACCGAAGAGGCTCAGGAGAAATGGGTTGCTTTCCTATTGACCGGCCCCGGTGCAAGGATTGGCAACATCGAGTGCACGCCGGGTTATTACAACAATGAAGGGCAAGGCTTTGGCGAACAGGAACGCTTTGCGCTCGGGCACCCCGCAGGCGCCCAAGGTTTTTTCAATCACATTGAAGCTTGGCGGAATAGCGGAAGCTTTGAAGGACTTGCCTTCAAATAG
- a CDS encoding PQQ-dependent sugar dehydrogenase produces the protein MRTSSFTLSILAAGLLLTGCTNQGASDAGEKTSQLAGRVEPGPVNYQIATIAEGLDHPWSLAFLPDGKMLVTERTGRLLLIGTDGAKRTLRDFNDNGEFPGVHFGDGIQAGLFDVVLHPGFEENGQIYVSYTGKLENGENTLLLMRFTYADGEISGGEQIFAASPSRIQGNHYGARFVFLPDNTLLMPVGDAFHFREEAQSLDNHFGKIVRLNDDGSVPADNPFLQQEGALPEIWSYGHRNPQGIILTADGRVLENEHGPAGGDEINEIKRGANYGWPTVTYALDYSGGRVSPFEALDGTEQSLVHFTPSIAPSGFAQYSGEAFPDWEGDLFLSALALKHVRHIDMKADGSLGEQQELFGELDLRFRDVRTGPDGFLYLLTEEPGQTSRILKVMPE, from the coding sequence ATGCGAACTTCTTCATTCACGCTTTCGATTTTAGCTGCTGGTTTGCTGCTGACGGGTTGTACCAATCAAGGTGCATCAGACGCGGGTGAAAAGACCAGCCAGCTTGCAGGGCGCGTTGAACCGGGGCCTGTGAATTATCAGATCGCCACCATTGCCGAAGGCCTCGACCACCCATGGTCGCTTGCGTTTCTTCCTGATGGCAAAATGCTGGTGACTGAGCGGACAGGAAGGCTGCTTCTGATCGGGACAGATGGCGCGAAGCGTACCTTGCGCGATTTCAACGATAACGGTGAGTTTCCCGGCGTACACTTTGGTGACGGCATCCAGGCAGGACTGTTTGATGTGGTCCTGCACCCTGGTTTCGAGGAGAACGGCCAGATTTATGTCTCTTACACCGGCAAACTGGAGAATGGTGAGAACACGCTTCTGCTGATGCGTTTCACCTATGCTGATGGCGAAATTTCAGGCGGCGAGCAGATTTTCGCTGCATCTCCAAGCCGTATTCAAGGCAACCATTATGGCGCGCGCTTTGTCTTCTTGCCTGACAACACTTTGTTGATGCCGGTTGGGGACGCATTCCATTTTCGCGAAGAAGCACAGTCGCTGGACAATCATTTCGGCAAGATTGTTCGACTGAATGATGATGGCTCGGTTCCTGCCGACAATCCGTTTTTGCAGCAGGAAGGCGCGTTGCCTGAAATCTGGTCCTACGGGCATCGTAATCCGCAGGGCATCATCCTGACCGCTGATGGACGCGTGCTGGAAAATGAGCACGGTCCGGCAGGCGGAGACGAGATCAACGAGATCAAGCGCGGCGCCAATTATGGTTGGCCCACGGTGACCTACGCGCTCGATTATTCAGGTGGACGCGTGTCTCCGTTTGAAGCGCTAGATGGCACTGAGCAATCGCTGGTCCATTTCACACCGTCCATCGCGCCGTCCGGCTTTGCGCAGTATTCAGGGGAGGCGTTTCCCGACTGGGAAGGAGATCTGTTTTTGTCCGCTTTGGCGCTTAAGCACGTCAGGCACATAGATATGAAAGCCGACGGATCGCTGGGGGAACAACAAGAGTTGTTTGGCGAGCTTGACCTGCGTTTCAGAGATGTCCGGACGGGCCCAGATGGTTTCCTCTATTTGCTCACCGAAGAGCCTGGACAGACGAGCCGGATTTTAAAGGTGATGCCCGAATAG
- a CDS encoding autotransporter assembly complex protein TamA: protein MAAILLLAVSRPVFGQSEDAARELDDLIPDDAVSMPESWAVNGDPGVQGEGPEVAVDPPFGEDSLNPPDLDIDSSQPDSSQISEDDPFASIDDLPLPPTPELGSVRIDSRLELAFPVELMSLRDGTNFIGRFRALRDARDINPGLDNVALRAAHIRADRELLQDLLRADGYYDARVWRQFGEELNEDTEASDAQVVRFGILPGEPYRFGSIDLGRLQAAPDYRGLRETFGIVSGDPLRSDRIVEQREALATELLETGYPFSVIEDPELLIDHDRGEGDLTMPVEPGGKYSFGQVTSNMPDFLSAKHISGIARFEPGDIYQRSLETDLRRALLATGIVSSVTITPRPVSEPADGKPGELEMDVEIEKGRLRTIAGAVGYGTEDGLKLQASWEHRNLFPSEGALRLRGVVGTRELSAAIGFQKNNFRGRDHLLELDVYASDTKSEAVEARTVGIRASFGRISNILFQKEFSWQLGAGALFTDERNRVIGGIPRLRQEYLIGALFGRVAYDGSDSFLDPTRGFRASLAVTPEVSRDFGEFGRDELYTRIEADGSAYLPAATGVTLAARGKFATIVGAKPFRIAPSRRIYAGGGSSVRGYGYQAVGPRNDFGEPTGGASLVELSAEARIDTGFLDGALQVVPFFDLGTVSRQSTPDFRFVQYGAGVGIRYKTGFGPIRVDVGVPLNRNPLFDSPVAVYVSLGQAF, encoded by the coding sequence TTGGCCGCGATTCTTTTGCTGGCGGTTTCGCGCCCTGTCTTCGGACAAAGCGAGGATGCTGCGCGGGAATTAGACGATCTGATACCTGATGATGCGGTGTCGATGCCGGAAAGCTGGGCAGTGAATGGCGATCCGGGTGTTCAAGGCGAAGGGCCTGAAGTCGCCGTCGATCCACCATTTGGCGAAGACTCACTTAATCCTCCCGATCTGGATATCGACTCTTCGCAGCCAGATTCGAGCCAGATATCCGAAGACGATCCGTTCGCGTCAATTGACGATCTACCGCTACCCCCAACACCTGAGCTAGGGTCGGTCCGAATCGACAGCCGGTTGGAATTGGCATTTCCTGTCGAATTGATGAGCCTGCGGGACGGGACAAACTTTATTGGCCGATTCAGAGCGCTACGAGATGCTCGTGACATCAATCCGGGGCTGGATAACGTCGCGTTGAGAGCTGCTCACATACGCGCTGACCGCGAACTGCTCCAAGATCTGCTGCGAGCCGATGGGTACTACGATGCACGGGTTTGGCGGCAGTTTGGGGAAGAATTGAATGAGGATACCGAGGCCTCTGACGCACAGGTGGTTCGTTTTGGCATCTTGCCCGGAGAACCCTATCGCTTTGGCTCTATTGATCTCGGCCGACTTCAAGCCGCACCTGACTATCGCGGGCTAAGAGAGACTTTCGGTATTGTTTCCGGCGATCCTCTTCGCTCTGATCGGATTGTAGAACAACGCGAGGCATTGGCCACGGAACTGCTGGAAACGGGTTATCCGTTTTCCGTGATCGAAGACCCCGAGCTGCTGATCGATCATGATCGGGGCGAGGGCGATCTGACGATGCCTGTCGAACCGGGTGGTAAATACAGCTTTGGCCAAGTCACCAGCAACATGCCGGATTTTCTGTCAGCCAAACACATTTCAGGAATCGCGAGGTTCGAGCCCGGCGACATCTATCAACGCAGTCTCGAAACAGATTTGCGACGCGCACTGTTGGCCACAGGGATTGTGTCGTCGGTTACCATAACGCCGCGCCCCGTCAGCGAGCCTGCTGACGGAAAGCCGGGCGAGCTCGAGATGGATGTCGAGATTGAGAAGGGGCGGTTGCGAACGATTGCCGGCGCGGTTGGCTATGGAACCGAAGATGGTCTGAAGCTGCAGGCCAGCTGGGAACATCGTAACCTTTTTCCGTCTGAAGGTGCTTTGCGGCTACGTGGTGTCGTTGGTACAAGGGAACTATCTGCGGCCATAGGTTTCCAGAAAAACAACTTTCGCGGACGTGATCACTTATTGGAGCTTGATGTCTACGCAAGCGATACAAAGTCAGAAGCAGTCGAGGCGCGGACAGTCGGCATTCGCGCGTCATTCGGACGGATCTCGAATATTCTTTTTCAGAAGGAGTTCAGCTGGCAACTGGGCGCAGGGGCGCTGTTCACAGATGAGCGTAACCGGGTGATCGGCGGCATTCCGCGGCTAAGGCAGGAATACCTGATCGGCGCGCTGTTCGGGCGCGTCGCCTATGACGGAAGTGACTCCTTTCTTGATCCGACACGCGGCTTCCGTGCGAGCCTGGCTGTAACTCCGGAAGTCTCGCGCGACTTCGGCGAGTTTGGCAGGGATGAGCTCTATACTCGTATCGAGGCTGACGGCAGCGCATATTTGCCTGCTGCCACCGGTGTCACTCTGGCCGCACGAGGGAAATTCGCAACAATCGTTGGCGCGAAACCTTTCCGAATTGCACCCTCGCGGCGAATTTACGCTGGCGGTGGGTCATCTGTGCGCGGTTACGGCTATCAGGCGGTTGGACCGCGCAATGATTTTGGCGAGCCGACTGGTGGGGCATCCTTGGTCGAACTAAGCGCGGAAGCCCGCATTGACACCGGTTTCCTCGATGGTGCTTTGCAGGTCGTGCCCTTTTTCGACCTGGGCACTGTATCAAGACAAAGCACTCCGGATTTTCGTTTTGTGCAATACGGCGCTGGAGTTGGCATTCGCTACAAGACTGGGTTTGGCCCGATCAGGGTCGACGTTGGCGTTCCGCTCAATCGGAATCCCTTGTTCGATAGCCCGGTCGCTGTCTACGTCTCGTTGGGACAGGCGTTCTAA
- a CDS encoding class I SAM-dependent methyltransferase, giving the protein MTEAGAKPSEALKGEDWAGEMGERWLANLDRLEAMIHPIGSAAIDRAGFQEGERVLDIGCGGGATTFAIADFVGASGEVVGVDVAPMLVDVARRRASEQNASNVRFICADAGSVTLEEAPFDRLFSRFGSMFFEEPIPAFANLHSLLRPGARIDLCVWGPPRDNLWMMEMMGVVRKHVDIPPAEPRAPGPFAFEDVGYLREVLAGGGFSEIEIEAYEAGQPIGGPGTQPEEAVRFVLSSLGVGRVLAEQEAHIQERASADLKALFERHYVEDKGIIMACKAWLVSAIA; this is encoded by the coding sequence ATGACTGAAGCAGGAGCCAAGCCGTCAGAGGCGTTGAAAGGTGAAGATTGGGCCGGTGAGATGGGTGAGCGATGGCTTGCCAATCTTGATCGGCTGGAAGCTATGATCCATCCGATTGGCTCGGCCGCTATCGACCGCGCTGGCTTTCAGGAGGGCGAGCGAGTTCTGGATATCGGTTGTGGGGGCGGTGCGACAACATTCGCAATCGCAGACTTCGTTGGCGCCAGTGGTGAAGTCGTTGGAGTCGATGTCGCGCCTATGCTTGTCGACGTGGCCAGAAGGCGGGCCTCTGAGCAAAATGCATCAAACGTCCGCTTCATTTGCGCTGATGCCGGATCAGTGACGCTGGAAGAGGCGCCCTTTGACAGGCTGTTTTCGCGCTTTGGATCGATGTTTTTCGAGGAGCCGATACCGGCTTTCGCCAATCTTCACAGCTTGCTTAGGCCGGGGGCTCGGATTGATCTCTGCGTATGGGGACCTCCGCGCGATAATCTTTGGATGATGGAGATGATGGGGGTGGTGCGAAAGCATGTCGACATCCCGCCTGCTGAACCTCGTGCTCCTGGTCCGTTCGCTTTCGAGGATGTGGGCTACCTGCGCGAGGTTCTCGCCGGTGGTGGGTTCAGCGAGATCGAAATTGAAGCTTATGAGGCTGGCCAACCTATTGGTGGGCCGGGAACACAACCCGAAGAGGCTGTACGTTTTGTCTTGTCCTCGCTAGGCGTTGGACGTGTCCTTGCCGAGCAAGAGGCGCACATTCAGGAAAGGGCGAGCGCCGATCTGAAAGCTCTGTTCGAGAGGCATTATGTTGAAGACAAAGGGATCATAATGGCCTGCAAAGCCTGGTTAGTGTCAGCAATCGCCTAG